The following are encoded together in the Zingiber officinale cultivar Zhangliang chromosome 8A, Zo_v1.1, whole genome shotgun sequence genome:
- the LOC122010463 gene encoding FCS-Like Zinc finger 3-like encodes MDSSSYSADSSPFSSEIEAVRGSARSRPARARFFCDGLDDEEPRHFLDSCFLCRKSLAGNRDIFMYRGDMPFCSEECRQEQIEMDEAKEKNRKLSQKASSKKDSDTAAAAANDVHVRTDTAVVAG; translated from the exons ATGGATTCCTCTTCCTACTCCGCCGATTCGTCGCCGTTCTCGTCGGAAATAGAGGCGGTACGCGGCTCGGCTAGATCTCGGCCTGCGAGGGCCAGATTCTTCTGCGACGGACTCGACGACGAAGAGCCGCGGCACTTTCTCGACTCCTGCTTCCTCTGCCGCAAGTCCCTTGCTGGCAACCGCGATATCTTCATGTACAG AGGGGACATGCCGTTCTGCAGCGAGGAGTGCCGGCAGGAGCAGATCGAGATGGACGAGGCCAAAGAGAAGAACCGGAAGTTGTCGCAAAAGGCTTCCTCGAAGAAGGATTCGGACACGGCGGCCGCCGCCGCTAACGATGTGCATGTCAGGACCGATACGGCCGTGGTCGCTGGATAA